A stretch of Gambusia affinis linkage group LG10, SWU_Gaff_1.0, whole genome shotgun sequence DNA encodes these proteins:
- the glulb gene encoding glutamine synthetase: MATSASSKLSKAVKQQYMELPQGGKVQAMYIWIDGTGEGLRCKTRTLDCEPKTIEDLPEWNFDGSSTYQSEGSNSDMYLIPAVMFRDPFRKDPNKLVFCEVLKYNRKPAETNLRQSCKQIMGMVEQHHPWFGMEQEYTILGTDGHPFGWPSNGFPGPQGPYYCGVGADKAYGRDIVEAHYRACLYAGVQICGTNAEVMPAQWEFQVGPCEGINMGDHLWVARFILHRVCEDFGVVVSFDPKPIPGNWNGAGCHTNFSTKEMREAGGLKVIEESIERLAKRHMYHIRAYDPKGGLDNARRLTGHHETSNIDEFSAGVANRGASIRIPRTVGQEKKGYFEDRRPSANCDPYRVTEALVRTCLLKEEDDEPTDYNK, from the exons ATGGCCACCTCAGCAAGTTCAAAACTGAGCAAAGCTGTTAAGCAGCAGTACATGGAGCTCCCTCAGGGAGGAAAGGTCCAAGCCATGTACATATGGATAGATGGAACAGGAGAGGGACTGCGATGCAAGACCAGAACTCTAGATTGTGAACCGAAAACCATTGAAG ATCTTCCCGAATGGAACTTCGACGGCTCTAGCACGTATCAGTCAGAGGGTTCTAACAGCGACATGTACCTCATCCCTGCGGTCATGTTCAGGGACCCGTTCAGAAAGGACCCCAATAAGCTGGTATTCTGTGAGGTGCTGAAGTACAACCGCAAGCCAGCAG AGACCAACTTGCGGCAGAGCTGTAAACAGATCATGGGGATGGTGGAGCAGCACCACCCATGGTTTGGCATGGAGCAGGAGTACACCATCCTGGGTACAGACGGACATCCCTTCGGCTGGCCCTCCAATGGGTTTCCGGGTCCACAAG GGCCTTATTATTGTGGAGTTGGAGCAGATAAGGCATATGGCCGGGACATTGTGGAGGCCCACTACCGAGCCTGTTTGTACGCTGGGGTTCAGATTTGTGGAACAAACGCTGAAGTCATGCCAGCACAG tgGGAGTTCCAGGTCGGACCCTGTGAAGGAATCAACATGGGGGACCATCTTTGGGTGGCTCGGTTCATCCTTCACAGAGTCTGTGAGGATTTTGGCGTGGTGGTGTCATTCGACCCCAAACCCATCCCAGGGAACTGGAACGGTGCTGGCTGCCACACCAACTTCAGCACCAAGGAGATGCGTGAGGCAGGAGGACTCAA AGTCATTGAGGAGTCCATTGAGAGGCTGGCAAAGAGACACATGTATCACATCCGGGCGTACGACCCTAAAGGCGGGCTCGACAACGCCAGGCGCCTGACCGGTCATCACGAAACCTCAAACATCGATGAGTTCTCGGCTGGCGTGGCCAACCGCGGGGCCAGCATCCGCATCCCCCGTACGGTGGGACAAGAGAAGAAGGGCTACTTCGAGGACCGCCGTCCGTCCGCCAACTGTGACCCTTACAGGGTGACGGAGGCGCTAGTGCGCACCTGTTTGCTCAAAGAAGAAGATGACGAGCCCACCGACTACAACAAATAG